The genomic window GGTGATTTACTCAGCATCATAGTGCTGGCGTCGGGCGTGTGGCGGCGCCTGGAACGCAGCTAGCCCGCCGATACCGCGGCGATCTCCTGCAACGGCAGTGGCACGTCCTTCGCGACGCCCAGCACCGGAAAGCTGCGGACGTTCTTCACATTCGGCATCGCAGCGAAATGCAGGAGCTGCTGGCGCATGCTCTCGACGCTTGGCGCCACGCATTTGAGGAGATAGTCGGTGTCGCCCGAAATCCGCCAACACTGCTGGATGCGCGGGATCGCGGCAATCGAGCTCTCGAACGCCTCCAGCACGGGCTGGGCCTGGCTGCCGAGCTGGATCGAGACGAACGATACCACCTCATAGCCGAGCCGCCGCTCGTCGATGACGGCGCGCACCGCCCGGATCACGCCGCGGCTGAACAGCGATTTCAGCCGCCGCAGGCAGTTGGGTGCGGACACCCCGACCCGCAGCGCCAGCTCATTGTTGCGAACCCGCCCGTCCTGCTGCAGTTCGGACAATATCTTCAGATCGACGCCGTCGAGCTGGTCACGCCCCGCCATACCCACCTCGCCCATGAGCTTGTCATGTGCGGCAGCGAAGCATGCGCCGGAATAGCTGCCAAGGGCTGGAGCCGGCGTGGTAGCTGATCCGCGGCGTGGGATAGTCGGATGCGAGGTTTATAATGTGTGGGCGGAATATCTTCCCGCCGTCATGGCCAGGCCTTGTCCCGGCCATGACGGAAGTCTTTGACGCCGGGTTGGGCCCTCAATGCGTCCAGGGCTCGCCGCGGCGGAACGAGAAATTGTCGGCATAGGCGGCCGGCCGGCGTACCGCCTCCTGCGGCTCGATCACCTGGTAGGCGATGCCCTTGCGCTCGCAATAGGCGACCGCCTCTTCCTTGCTGTGGAAGCGCAGCGTGATCTGCTGCTTCATGTCGCCGGACGAGGTCCAGCCCATCAGCGGCTCGACCGAACGCGGCTGCTCCGGCTCGTAATCGAGCTGCCATTCCTTCGTCTTGGACCGGCCGGATTGCATCGCGTTCTTGGCGGGCTTGAAAATGCGTGCGGTCATGGGTGGTCCGGGCCTCTTCGTCTTTTCGTTCGAACTGGATGCGTCACGGTGGCAGTTGGTGGAAATCTCAGGGATAGTATAGAGACACCGTTCGGGAAGTGTTCGGTGATTCCGGCTCCCCGGGTGCCCTACCTACGGGTATAGTCATTATGCTGCACCGTGACAATTGCGTACCCGCCTTCCGCGCCGGGACCCCGCCCGGCGGCACTGGCTCCCCGACATCAGCGTATTTGTTCCTTCCGAAAGCTCCCGTCGCATGGCCTTCCTGAACATCAGCGCAACGCTTCCCGAAAAGGGGCGCGACCTCCGGCTCGACCTGTTTCGCGGTGTCGCGAACTGGGCGATCTTCCTCGACCACATCCCCGACAACGTCGTGAACTGGGTCACGACGCGCAATTACGGCTTTTCCGACGCCGCCGACCTGTTCGTCTTCATCTCCGGCTACACCGCCTCGTTCGTCTATGCGCGGATGATGCTGGAGCGCGGCTTCGTCGTCGGCGCCACACGGCTGACCAAGCGGGTCTGGCAGCTCTATGTCGCCCACATCATTCTGTTCGTGATCTACATCGCCTCGATCAGCTATCTCGCGCTGCGCTTCGGCGATTCCGAGATGATCAACGAGTTCAACGTCGCCGGTCTCGTCGACAACGCCACCGAGACGCTGCGTCAGGGTCTGTTCCTGCGCTTCAAGCCGCTCAATCTCGACGTGCTGCCGCTCTACATCGTGCTGATGGGACTGTTCCCGCCGGTGCTGTGGTTCATGCTGCGCAAGCCCGACCTGACGATGGCGCTGTCCATCGTGCTGTGGCTGGCCGCGCGCCATTTCGGCTGGAATCTGACCGCCTATCCGGCCGGCCAGTGGTATTTCAACCCGTATTGCTGGCAGGTGCTGTTCGTGTTCGGGGCCTGGTGCGCCATGGGCGGCGCGCGGCGCTCGATGACGCTGATCAACGCGCCGATCACGCTCTACCTCTGCCTCGCCTATCTCGCCTTCGCGCTGATCATGACCATGGCCGGCCGCTTCCCGACCTTGGGCGGCATGTTCCCGCAATGGCTGTTCTCGGCCTTCAACCCGAACGACAAGACCAACCTGGCGCCCTACCGCTTCATCCACTTCGTCGTGATCGTGATCCTGGTGATCCGCTTCGTGCCGAAGGAATGGCCGGGCCTGGAGTGGAAGGTGTTCGATCCGCTGATCGTCTGCGGTCAGCAGTCGCTCGCGGTATTCTGCGTCGGCGTGTTCCTATCCTTCGTCGGCCATTTCGAGCTGTCGATGAGCTCGGGCTCGCTGTTCGCGCAGCTCTTCGTCAGCATCGCCGGCGTCGCGATCATGACGACGGTGGCCTATTACATCTCGTGGTCGAAGAAGCAGGACAAGCCGTTGAAGCCGCCGCCGTCAAAGCCGGCTGCGGCGAAGGCCGCCTGATGGTGACGCGGCGCCGATGCCGCGTCAGGCCGCCTCTTCGCCGTCGAACTCGGTGAACTTCTTGTAGATCCAGTCGCGGCCGTCGTGGCGGCGCCAGACCTTGCCGTAGACGAGCTGTCCGTTGATCGAGCGGCGCGGCACGATCACGGTCCAGAGATGCCAAATCTCGGTCCAACTCGACTGCGGACCGGCGGTTTTGGAGTTGCGATCGGAAGACATGGCAGAACTCACTGGCGCAGAGCTCGGCTGCTACGCGCGCTGCCACGAACAGTGATCTGTGTGAGCACGGATTTCAGGCAGCCCATCGCGAGCCGTGCTCGATCTGATAACAGCAACTAAGGCGCCCGCAACGTACGCCTCCGACGAGGACCGTCTTGCGTGACGGGTGGTAATTCGCGAAGCGTGTGACCTTAAGTCTAGCTTTAAGGTCATCAGGCGATGCGGGTCGAGGTTTTGGGCGGGCTCGAGCGGCGGCGGCGTTGGTCGCAGGACGACAAGGCACGGATTGTCGAGGAGACGCTGGCGCCGGGCGCGAAGGTAACTGAGGTTGCGCGGCGCAACGGAGTAGCGGCCAGCCTGGTGTTTACCTGGCGTCGACAAGCACGGACATCGGAACAAGTTGGGCTATCTTTTACGCCGGTGCAGATCGCCGCCGTAGCGGCCCCGGCTGAAGAAACTCCGAAGCTTTTGCCTACGGTTGATGGCCGAGTTCGGTCGGCGGCAGCCGCGCGTACTGGATTGATAGAGATCGATCTCGGCAACCGACGGTGCATCCGGGTGGATGCGCACGTCGATCCGGAGGCGTTGGCGCGGGTCCTCGATGTGCTTGGACGCCGATGATTTCTGTACCAGGGAATGTGCGAGTGTGGCTGGCTACAGGCTACACGGATATGCGCAGAGGCTTTCCATCGCTGGCCCTCCAAGTGCAGGAGGTGCTGCACAAAGAACCGCTTAGCGGTCATTTGTTTGTCTTCCGCGGTCGCCGCAGCGATCTTGTGAAGGTGATCTGGCACGATGGTCAGGGAGCCTGCTTGTTCACAAAAAAACTCGAGAGAGGAAAGTTTATCTGGCCATCGGTTGCCGGTGAAGCGGTAACGATCTCGCTGGCGCAGTTGAGCTACCTGCTGTCCGGGATCGATTGGCGCAATCCGCAAGAAACCCAGCGTCCGACGCGGGTCGGATAATCGTTTTGGGTTTGAATCTGATGCTCGATCTGATTCAATGGCTTCATGACATCGAAGCCGAACGATCTTCCGTCGGATCTCGCGAGCGCCTACCTTGCGCTGCTGGTCGAGCACGAGGCGTTGCAGGCTGAACGCGATGTGGCAGTGGCGGATGCCGCCAACGCGCGGGCGGAGCTGTCGGACAGCGAGGTGCTGATCGCTCATCTTGAGCTACGGATCGAGAAGCTCAAACGCGAACTGCACGGGCAGCGCTCCGAGCGCACGGCGCGGCTACTCGAGCAGTTGGAATTGGAGCTCGAAGAACTCGCCACCACGGCGACCGAGAATGAGCTGGCTGCGCAGGCTGCCGCGGCAAAAACCCAGAGCGTGAGCGCCTTCACGCGCAAGCGGCCGGTGCGCAAACCGTGGCCGGACGACATCGAACGTGAGCGCGTCGTCATCGAGGCTCCAACGACCTGCGCCTGCTGCGGTGGATCGCGGCTGGCGAAGGTCGGCGAGGATGTGACCAAGACGCTGGAGGAGATTCCGCGTCGCTTTAAGGTCATCGAGACGGTACGCGAGAAGTTCACCTGCCGCGATTGCGAGAAGATCAGCCAGCCGCCGGCACCGTTCCATGCGACGCCCCGCGGCTTCATCGGCCCACAATTGCTGGCGACGATTTTGTTCGACAAGTTCGGCATGCATATCCCGCTCAACCGCCAGAGCGTGCGCTTCAAGGCCGAGAGGATCGATCTGCCGCTGTCGACGCTGGCCGACCAGGTCGGCCACGGAACCTTCGCCGTCATGCCGCTGTTCCAGCTGATCGAGCGTCATGTGCTCGCGGCCGAGCGCCTTCATGGCGACGACACCACCATCCGCATCCTGGCGAAGGGCAAATGCACGACCGGCCGGATCTGGACGTATGTGCGGGATGACCGGCCGTTCGCCGGGCCTGCGCCGCCGGCGGCGGTCTATTATGCCTCGGGCAATCGACGGGGCGAACATCCCCAGAGGCATCTGGCCGCCTTCGTCGGCATTCTGCAGGCGGATTGCTATGGCGGCTTCGAGCCGTTGTTCGACCCAAAAAGGAAAGCAATGCCGATCACGCCGGCATTTTGCCTGGCCCATGCGCGGCGGGGATTCTTCGAGCTGGCTGACGTCGAGAAAGCCGCCCGGGAGGGCAAGGGCAAACCGGTCTCCCGATCGCGCTGGAGGCGGTCAGGCGTCTGGATGCGTTGTTCGAGATCGAGCGCGCCATCAACGGCCGTAGTGCCGACGAGCGGTGTGCTGTGCGCCAGGAGCGGAGCAAGCCGCTGCTCGACGACATGTACGACTGGCTGCTCCGCGAGCGAGAAAGCCTCTCGCGCTCCGCCGAGGTCCTGAAGCCCATGAACTACATGCTTAAGCGCTGGGACGACTTCGTCCGCTTCCTCGACGATGGCAGGATCTGCTTGACCAACAATTGCGCTGAGCGTGCATTGAGAGGCATTGCCCTGGGAAGGCGCAACTGGACCTTCGCTGGCAGCCAGCGTGGCGCCGATCGTGCAGCTATCATGCTGACGATGATCACGACCTGTCGCCTCAACGACGTCGATCCCAAGGCTTGGCTCGCCGACGTCCTCGCCCGGATCGCTGATCTTCCCACCTCGCGTCTGCGCGAACTGCTGCCCTGGGAATGGAAGCTCCTGCACCAAGCCGGCAAGTCCGCCGATCAGCAAGCCGCCTGACCTTCACGCAACGCCATCGTAGAACTCGCCGTGCTCGCGCGCATGCGTCAATCAGGCGGCCTTCGTCGTATGCGTACCCCGCAACAACCGCTCGCCCTTAACCTAACTGATCAACCTTACTTCTCGTGCGCAAACGGCGAGATTGGTTGAAAGCCGGCGTCGACTTTTCTAGAGTGCGTGCGCGATTTGAGAGCGCGCCGTTTTGAGGACGCGCGGTGTTTTTAAGCCGACACATATTTTCAAAAGAATTGACTGGCCAGGACGACCACAATGAATTTGCAATGTGCATGTCTGCGCTTGGCGCTGCGATCGACAACGTCTGTCCCGATCGCAAAGACACCGTCCCAGCAGCCGCCGAAGGCCGCCAACGACAACGAGACAGTCTGGCCGTTCGTGCCGTTTCCGGCCGGCTGGCACGCCTCGAGCTGACGGGCCAGATCTGAAAAAGTGACGCCTGAAAAGCGCAACGCCGCGCAAGCGGAGTATCATCGCTTGGCGGCGTCCGTTTAGGCATTGGGCGCTGAAATCCCCAACACGCATATGTCTGTGGCGCCGCGCAGAAGGTTCGATGAGCGTCCGGCAATTCTGCGCTGCTCTGAGGGCTGCAATGGCTTGAAAGATCGCGCCGAAGTCGCGCTGAAAGGAGAATGTGCGAAGGCTTCCGCCGCGCCTTTCGGCCCAGACGACGGCAACCAATCACTACGCCACGCGTTGCAGCTTTTTCCCGCCTGTCCGGGGCATCCGAGAGTGTCCGCGATCAGCGTGCGCCCGCCTGCACGGACGGCGTCTCACGTCCATGTGAACTGGAGCGCGGCCGGTGAATTTCCACGAACGAGCAGAGATCAATGAACGGCAGAAGGCAAGGCCAGCGGAGGCTGTGAGCCAGGTCGATACGTCTGAGGAACTCGTCGAGA from Bradyrhizobium zhanjiangense includes these protein-coding regions:
- a CDS encoding Lrp/AsnC family transcriptional regulator, producing the protein MAGRDQLDGVDLKILSELQQDGRVRNNELALRVGVSAPNCLRRLKSLFSRGVIRAVRAVIDERRLGYEVVSFVSIQLGSQAQPVLEAFESSIAAIPRIQQCWRISGDTDYLLKCVAPSVESMRQQLLHFAAMPNVKNVRSFPVLGVAKDVPLPLQEIAAVSAG
- a CDS encoding ETC complex I subunit, whose product is MTARIFKPAKNAMQSGRSKTKEWQLDYEPEQPRSVEPLMGWTSSGDMKQQITLRFHSKEEAVAYCERKGIAYQVIEPQEAVRRPAAYADNFSFRRGEPWTH
- a CDS encoding OpgC domain-containing protein, whose protein sequence is MAFLNISATLPEKGRDLRLDLFRGVANWAIFLDHIPDNVVNWVTTRNYGFSDAADLFVFISGYTASFVYARMMLERGFVVGATRLTKRVWQLYVAHIILFVIYIASISYLALRFGDSEMINEFNVAGLVDNATETLRQGLFLRFKPLNLDVLPLYIVLMGLFPPVLWFMLRKPDLTMALSIVLWLAARHFGWNLTAYPAGQWYFNPYCWQVLFVFGAWCAMGGARRSMTLINAPITLYLCLAYLAFALIMTMAGRFPTLGGMFPQWLFSAFNPNDKTNLAPYRFIHFVVIVILVIRFVPKEWPGLEWKVFDPLIVCGQQSLAVFCVGVFLSFVGHFELSMSSGSLFAQLFVSIAGVAIMTTVAYYISWSKKQDKPLKPPPSKPAAAKAA
- the tnpA gene encoding IS66-like element accessory protein TnpA encodes the protein MRVEVLGGLERRRRWSQDDKARIVEETLAPGAKVTEVARRNGVAASLVFTWRRQARTSEQVGLSFTPVQIAAVAAPAEETPKLLPTVDGRVRSAAAARTGLIEIDLGNRRCIRVDAHVDPEALARVLDVLGRR
- the tnpB gene encoding IS66 family insertion sequence element accessory protein TnpB (TnpB, as the term is used for proteins encoded by IS66 family insertion elements, is considered an accessory protein, since TnpC, encoded by a neighboring gene, is a DDE family transposase.), which translates into the protein MISVPGNVRVWLATGYTDMRRGFPSLALQVQEVLHKEPLSGHLFVFRGRRSDLVKVIWHDGQGACLFTKKLERGKFIWPSVAGEAVTISLAQLSYLLSGIDWRNPQETQRPTRVG
- the tnpC gene encoding IS66 family transposase (programmed frameshift) — translated: MTSKPNDLPSDLASAYLALLVEHEALQAERDVAVADAANARAELSDSEVLIAHLELRIEKLKRELHGQRSERTARLLEQLELELEELATTATENELAAQAAAAKTQSVSAFTRKRPVRKPWPDDIERERVVIEAPTTCACCGGSRLAKVGEDVTKTLEEIPRRFKVIETVREKFTCRDCEKISQPPAPFHATPRGFIGPQLLATILFDKFGMHIPLNRQSVRFKAERIDLPLSTLADQVGHGTFAVMPLFQLIERHVLAAERLHGDDTTIRILAKGKCTTGRIWTYVRDDRPFAGPAPPAAVYYASGNRRGEHPQRHLAAFVGILQADCYGGFEPLFDPKRKAMPITPAFCLAHARRGFFELADVEKAAREGKGKPVFPIALEAVRRLDALFEIERAINGRSADERCAVRQERSKPLLDDMYDWLLRERESLSRSAEVLKPMNYMLKRWDDFVRFLDDGRICLTNNCAERALRGIALGRRNWTFAGSQRGADRAAIMLTMITTCRLNDVDPKAWLADVLARIADLPTSRLRELLPWEWKLLHQAGKSADQQAA